A window from Halomicrobium urmianum encodes these proteins:
- a CDS encoding ribosome assembly factor SBDS, translating to MISLDEAVTARLESHGERFEVLVDPDAALAMKRGEFDGELEDVIAAEDVFENADRGDRPPENALEEVFGTTEPLEIIPEVVERGEIQITADQRREMQEQKHRQLVQRITRNAVNPQMDDAPHPPERIESALEETDFRVDPMEPVENQVDEALDALRPVIPIRFDEVTVAVQVPADYAGSAQAQIRQFGDLDREEWQSDGSWIGVLTFPAGMQNDFYDLVNEHTSGEAETEIIKDEDDIGTR from the coding sequence ATGATATCACTCGACGAGGCCGTGACGGCGCGCCTCGAATCCCACGGGGAGCGATTCGAGGTGCTGGTCGATCCGGACGCGGCGCTGGCGATGAAGCGCGGGGAGTTCGACGGGGAACTCGAGGACGTCATCGCGGCGGAGGACGTCTTCGAGAACGCCGACCGCGGCGACCGACCGCCCGAGAACGCACTGGAGGAGGTCTTCGGGACGACCGAGCCACTGGAGATCATCCCCGAGGTGGTCGAGCGCGGTGAGATCCAGATCACGGCCGACCAGCGCCGCGAGATGCAGGAGCAGAAGCACCGCCAGCTCGTCCAGCGCATCACGCGCAACGCGGTCAACCCGCAGATGGACGACGCGCCCCATCCCCCAGAGCGGATCGAGTCCGCCCTGGAGGAGACGGACTTCCGGGTCGATCCGATGGAGCCCGTTGAGAACCAGGTCGACGAGGCGCTGGACGCGCTGCGACCGGTCATCCCCATCCGCTTCGACGAGGTGACCGTCGCCGTACAGGTGCCCGCCGACTACGCCGGCAGCGCCCAGGCGCAGATCCGCCAGTTCGGCGACCTGGACCGGGAGGAGTGGCAGTCGGACGGCTCGTGGATCGGCGTTCTCACGTTCCCCGCGGGGATGCAGAACGACTTCTACGACCTAGTCAACGAGCACACCAGCGGCGAGGCCGAGACGGAGATCATCAAGGACGAGGACGACATCGGCACCCGCTAG
- a CDS encoding DNA-3-methyladenine glycosylase family protein, whose protein sequence is MQRGHVDVSSLAGGLDLQATIESGQSYLWDREDGRMYETEGPSGGDAWYWTTVREDDRSHVVRARQVDGRLEWESTTDAGPHLRRRLRLDDDLPAIRAASPDDDVVGDAYDAYWGMRIVRDPPFGSLVSFICSAQMRVGRIHDMQRALRRSYGEPVEFDGETYRAYPTPAALAAATEDELRDLGLGYRAPYVQRTAEMVAGGEADPDDARGLSYEAARESLTRFVGVGDKVADCVLLFSLDYLEAVPLDTWIRRTIAEYYPDCDCGSYAETSRAIREALGGEYAGYAQTYLFHYLRNGGAE, encoded by the coding sequence ATGCAGCGGGGCCACGTGGACGTCTCGTCGCTCGCGGGGGGACTGGACCTGCAGGCGACGATCGAGAGCGGTCAGTCGTACCTCTGGGACCGCGAGGACGGCCGGATGTACGAGACGGAGGGACCGTCGGGCGGCGACGCCTGGTACTGGACGACGGTCCGAGAGGACGACCGCTCGCACGTCGTCCGTGCGCGTCAGGTCGACGGGCGCCTGGAGTGGGAGTCGACGACAGACGCCGGACCGCACCTCCGGCGGCGGCTCAGGCTGGACGACGACCTGCCGGCCATCAGGGCCGCGTCGCCCGACGACGACGTGGTCGGCGACGCCTACGACGCCTACTGGGGGATGCGCATCGTACGGGACCCGCCGTTCGGGTCGCTGGTCTCGTTCATCTGCTCGGCCCAGATGCGCGTCGGTCGGATCCACGACATGCAGCGGGCGCTCAGACGGTCATACGGCGAGCCAGTCGAGTTCGACGGCGAGACCTACCGCGCCTATCCGACTCCGGCGGCCCTCGCCGCGGCGACCGAGGACGAACTGCGCGATCTGGGACTGGGCTACCGGGCGCCGTACGTCCAGCGGACCGCCGAGATGGTCGCCGGCGGCGAGGCCGACCCCGACGACGCACGGGGACTGTCCTACGAGGCGGCCCGCGAGTCGCTCACCCGATTCGTCGGCGTCGGCGACAAGGTGGCCGACTGCGTACTGCTGTTCTCGCTGGACTATCTGGAGGCCGTCCCGCTGGACACCTGGATCCGCAGGACCATCGCCGAGTACTACCCCGACTGCGACTGCGGGAGCTACGCGGAGACGTCGCGAGCCATCCGCGAGGCGCTCGGCGGCGAGTACGCCGGCTACGCCCAGACGTACCTCTTTCACTACCTCCGGAACGGCGGGGCCGAGTAA
- a CDS encoding DUF357 domain-containing protein, whose protein sequence is MPADLAEKTDRYEGLLAEALDAAEVAPPEGTPMHDAAAECEEMARSYLEDGRHFREEDDPVNALASFSYGHAWLDAGARIGLFDVPAEGHLFTV, encoded by the coding sequence ATGCCAGCCGACCTCGCCGAGAAGACCGACCGCTACGAGGGACTGCTCGCCGAGGCGCTCGACGCCGCCGAGGTGGCGCCACCGGAGGGGACGCCCATGCACGACGCCGCTGCGGAGTGCGAGGAGATGGCCCGGTCGTACCTCGAGGACGGCCGCCACTTCCGCGAGGAGGACGACCCCGTCAACGCTCTGGCCTCGTTCTCCTACGGCCACGCCTGGCTGGACGCCGGCGCCCGCATCGGCCTGTTCGACGTCCCTGCGGAGGGGCACCTTTTCACCGTGTAG
- a CDS encoding transcription initiation factor IIB: protein MSESNVRADERTRTEREQQEETESTETERTCPECGGDLVSDEERGETICGDCGLVVEENEIDRGPEWRAFDSKERDQKSRVGAPTTNMMHDKGLSTNIGWQDKDAYGNSLSSEQRSKMKRLRTWNERFRTRNSKERNLKQALGEIDRMASALGLPQNVRETASVIYRRALEEDLLPGRSIEGVASASLYAAARQANTPRSLDEVERVSRVDKMELTRTYRYVVRELSLEVAPADPESYVPRFVSDLGLSDEVERRARELIESARQGGVLSGKSPVGLAAAAVYAASLLTNEKVTQSQVSDVADISEVTIRNRYKELLDAEGVPA, encoded by the coding sequence ATGAGTGAATCAAACGTACGCGCCGACGAGCGGACCCGCACCGAGCGGGAGCAGCAGGAGGAGACCGAGAGCACCGAGACCGAGCGTACCTGTCCGGAGTGTGGCGGCGATCTGGTCTCGGACGAGGAGCGGGGCGAGACGATCTGCGGGGACTGCGGGCTGGTCGTCGAGGAGAACGAGATCGACCGCGGTCCCGAGTGGCGCGCGTTCGACTCGAAGGAGCGCGACCAGAAGTCCCGCGTCGGCGCGCCGACGACCAACATGATGCACGACAAGGGGCTGTCGACCAACATCGGCTGGCAGGACAAGGACGCCTACGGCAACTCGCTGTCCAGCGAGCAGCGCTCGAAGATGAAGCGCCTCCGAACGTGGAACGAGCGGTTCCGCACGCGCAACTCCAAGGAGCGCAACCTCAAGCAGGCGCTGGGCGAGATCGATCGGATGGCCTCCGCGCTCGGCCTGCCGCAGAACGTCCGCGAGACGGCGTCGGTCATCTACCGCCGCGCACTCGAGGAGGACCTGCTGCCGGGCCGGTCCATCGAGGGCGTCGCCAGCGCGTCGCTGTACGCCGCGGCCCGTCAGGCGAACACGCCCCGGTCGCTCGACGAGGTCGAGCGCGTCTCCCGGGTCGACAAGATGGAGCTCACTCGCACCTATCGCTACGTCGTCCGAGAACTGAGCCTGGAGGTCGCCCCGGCCGACCCCGAGAGCTACGTCCCACGGTTCGTCAGCGACCTCGGGCTCTCCGACGAGGTCGAGCGCCGCGCCCGGGAACTGATCGAGTCGGCCCGACAGGGCGGCGTCCTCAGCGGCAAGTCGCCCGTCGGACTGGCCGCGGCGGCCGTCTACGCGGCCTCGCTGCTGACCAACGAGAAGGTCACCCAGAGCCAGGTCAGCGACGTCGCCGACATCTCCGAGGTCACCATCCGCAACCGCTACAAGGAACTGCTCGACGCCGAAGGCGTGCCGGCGTAG
- a CDS encoding FUN14 domain-containing protein, with protein sequence MVEFALQLDGLGMQQLGLEVGGGAAIGGIIGFAAKKIAKLIAVIVGLQLALFKFLETRGILQVNWDALTGAAGNATQTAGGAANTPPSWITSVLSALPVSAGFTGGFLVGFRKG encoded by the coding sequence ATGGTAGAGTTCGCCTTACAGCTAGACGGGCTCGGTATGCAGCAACTGGGCCTGGAAGTGGGTGGTGGTGCAGCCATCGGCGGAATCATCGGTTTCGCCGCGAAGAAGATCGCCAAGCTGATCGCCGTCATCGTCGGCCTCCAGCTGGCGCTGTTCAAGTTCCTCGAGACGCGCGGTATCCTGCAGGTGAACTGGGACGCGCTGACCGGGGCCGCGGGCAACGCGACCCAGACGGCCGGCGGCGCCGCGAACACCCCTCCCTCCTGGATCACGAGCGTTCTGTCGGCGCTGCCGGTCAGCGCCGGGTTCACCGGCGGCTTCCTCGTCGGCTTCCGGAAGGGGTAG
- a CDS encoding acylphosphatase, with translation MSETRAHVFVSGEVQGVFFRATTRERADETGVDGWVRNLDDGRVEAVFEGPEADVEEMVEFCHEGSPQARVDDVEVEYGDPEGLDGFEVRW, from the coding sequence ATGAGCGAGACGCGAGCGCACGTGTTCGTCTCCGGCGAGGTCCAGGGCGTCTTCTTCAGGGCGACCACGCGGGAACGGGCCGACGAGACCGGCGTCGACGGCTGGGTCCGCAACCTCGACGACGGCCGCGTCGAGGCGGTGTTCGAGGGCCCCGAGGCCGACGTCGAGGAGATGGTCGAGTTCTGCCACGAGGGCAGCCCGCAGGCCCGCGTCGACGACGTCGAGGTCGAGTACGGCGACCCCGAGGGACTGGACGGGTTCGAGGTCCGCTGGTGA
- a CDS encoding DUF555 domain-containing protein has translation MNCRVVVEAAVPVYDVETPDEAVRIAISKTGEMLNPDLNYVEINMGERSCPHCGDELEPAFIAADESLVALELEMTVFNVEREEHAARIARKEIGQRLENIPLDVLEIEEIDDDEDEEDDESTEEVEVTVEEVTEADSNRDDDDDVLPEFEELIDE, from the coding sequence ATGAACTGTCGAGTTGTCGTCGAAGCGGCAGTGCCCGTCTACGACGTCGAGACCCCGGACGAGGCGGTCCGGATCGCCATCTCGAAGACCGGCGAGATGCTCAACCCGGACCTGAACTACGTGGAGATCAACATGGGCGAGCGGTCCTGCCCGCACTGCGGCGACGAACTCGAGCCCGCGTTCATCGCGGCCGACGAGAGCCTCGTCGCCCTCGAGCTCGAGATGACGGTGTTCAACGTCGAGCGCGAGGAGCACGCAGCCAGGATCGCCCGGAAGGAGATCGGCCAGCGACTGGAGAACATCCCGCTGGACGTCCTGGAGATCGAGGAGATCGACGACGACGAGGACGAGGAGGACGACGAGTCCACCGAGGAAGTCGAGGTGACCGTCGAGGAGGTCACCGAGGCCGACTCGAACCGGGACGACGATGACGACGTCCTCCCCGAGTTCGAGGAGCTCATCGACGAGTAG
- the katG gene encoding catalase/peroxidase HPI, producing the protein MRGENHEWWPNKLNLDVLDQNAEDVGPYGEDFDYAEEFQKLDLEEVKADLKDLMTSSQDWWPADYGHYGPLFIRMAWHAAGTYRTVDGRGGASGGTQRLAPLNSWPDNGNLDKARRLLEPIKQKYGRKLSWADLIVLAGNTALESMGMQTLGWAGGREDAYEPDEAVFWGPEEEWEAPQDQRVDEDGELMEPLGATVMGLIYVDPQGPNGNPDPLESADRIREAFGRMAMDEEETAALIAGGHTFGKSHGAANDDMGPEPEAAPIEEQGLGWPGSGKGSETTTSGIEGAWNAWPTMWDTSYLDNLLDYEWELTESPAGAKQWQPVEEEAYDTVPDAHDPSEKHAPMMMTTDVALKRDPEFREIIENFRDNPPEFLDAFARAWFKLIHRDMGPPERFLGPDVPEETFLWQDPLPDADYDLIGDDEAADLKAEILDSELSVSQLVKTAWAAASTYRDSDKRGGANGARIRLEPQRSWEVNEPAELESVLSTYEAIQEEFNGSRSDDVRVSLADLIVLGGNAAVEQAAADAGHDVEVPFEPGRTDATQEQTDPESVEVLKPEVDGFRNYFGGDYDVPAEKMLVDHADLLDLTASEMTVLIGGMRALGANYQDSDLGVFTDEPGTLSNDFFVNLLSMDYEWERVDDAGEHFELVDRETGEVEWEASRVDLIFGSNSRLRTLADVYAAEEEKFVQDFADAWHKVMTHDRFDLQ; encoded by the coding sequence ATGCGAGGAGAGAACCATGAGTGGTGGCCGAACAAGCTGAACCTGGACGTCCTCGATCAGAACGCCGAGGACGTGGGCCCGTACGGTGAGGACTTCGACTACGCCGAGGAGTTCCAGAAGCTCGACCTCGAGGAGGTGAAGGCGGACCTGAAGGACCTGATGACGTCGTCGCAGGACTGGTGGCCGGCCGACTACGGCCACTACGGTCCGCTGTTCATCCGGATGGCGTGGCACGCCGCGGGTACGTATCGCACCGTCGACGGCCGCGGTGGCGCGTCCGGCGGCACGCAGCGGTTAGCCCCGCTCAACAGCTGGCCCGACAACGGGAACCTCGACAAGGCGCGGCGGCTGCTGGAGCCGATCAAGCAGAAGTACGGCCGCAAGCTCTCGTGGGCCGACCTGATCGTCCTGGCCGGGAACACCGCCCTCGAGTCGATGGGCATGCAGACGCTCGGCTGGGCCGGCGGACGGGAGGACGCCTACGAGCCCGACGAGGCCGTCTTCTGGGGCCCCGAAGAGGAGTGGGAAGCGCCCCAGGACCAGCGCGTCGACGAGGACGGTGAGCTCATGGAACCGCTCGGCGCGACCGTGATGGGCCTCATCTACGTGGACCCCCAGGGCCCGAACGGGAATCCGGACCCGCTCGAGTCCGCCGATCGGATCCGCGAGGCGTTCGGCCGCATGGCGATGGACGAGGAGGAGACGGCCGCGCTGATCGCCGGCGGACACACGTTCGGCAAGTCCCACGGTGCCGCCAACGACGACATGGGCCCCGAACCCGAGGCGGCCCCCATCGAGGAGCAGGGCCTCGGTTGGCCCGGGTCCGGGAAGGGCTCGGAGACGACCACCAGCGGCATCGAGGGCGCGTGGAACGCCTGGCCGACGATGTGGGACACTTCCTACCTCGACAACCTGCTCGACTACGAGTGGGAGCTGACGGAGAGCCCCGCCGGCGCGAAGCAGTGGCAGCCGGTCGAGGAGGAGGCCTACGACACCGTTCCGGACGCCCACGATCCCTCCGAGAAGCACGCGCCGATGATGATGACGACGGACGTCGCCCTCAAGCGCGACCCCGAGTTCCGGGAGATCATCGAGAACTTCCGCGACAACCCGCCGGAGTTCCTCGACGCCTTCGCCCGGGCGTGGTTCAAGCTGATCCACCGCGACATGGGCCCGCCAGAGCGGTTCCTCGGCCCGGACGTGCCCGAGGAGACGTTCCTCTGGCAGGACCCGCTCCCCGACGCCGACTACGACCTGATCGGCGACGATGAGGCGGCAGACCTCAAGGCCGAGATTCTCGACTCAGAACTGTCGGTGTCCCAGCTGGTCAAGACCGCCTGGGCGGCGGCCTCGACCTACCGCGACAGCGACAAGCGCGGCGGTGCCAACGGCGCTCGCATCCGCCTCGAGCCCCAGCGTAGCTGGGAGGTCAACGAGCCCGCGGAACTGGAGTCGGTGCTGTCGACCTACGAGGCGATTCAGGAGGAGTTCAACGGCTCCCGGTCCGACGACGTGCGGGTCTCGCTCGCCGACCTCATCGTGCTGGGCGGCAACGCGGCCGTCGAGCAGGCCGCTGCCGACGCGGGCCACGACGTCGAAGTCCCGTTCGAGCCCGGCCGCACCGACGCGACCCAGGAGCAGACCGACCCCGAGTCGGTCGAGGTGCTCAAGCCGGAGGTCGACGGGTTCCGCAACTACTTCGGCGGCGACTACGACGTGCCGGCCGAGAAGATGCTGGTCGACCACGCCGACCTGCTGGACCTGACGGCATCCGAGATGACCGTCCTGATCGGCGGCATGCGCGCGCTGGGCGCGAACTACCAGGACTCGGACCTCGGCGTGTTCACCGACGAGCCGGGGACGCTCAGCAACGACTTCTTCGTGAACCTGCTCTCCATGGACTACGAGTGGGAACGGGTCGACGACGCCGGGGAGCACTTCGAGCTGGTCGACCGCGAGACCGGCGAGGTCGAGTGGGAGGCCAGCCGCGTCGACCTGATCTTCGGCTCGAACTCCCGGCTCCGGACTCTCGCCGACGTCTACGCGGCCGAGGAGGAGAAGTTCGTGCAGGACTTCGCCGACGCCTGGCACAAGGTCATGACCCACGACCGCTTCGACCTCCAGTGA
- the hflX gene encoding GTPase HflX, whose protein sequence is MTARQQTERAVIAKRVDSGTADTEEITQLARSAGYEPVAEITQTRTEDPAYHMGEGKVERLANAVAREDAHVVIFDNQLGPYQTYNIGNKLPEGVQVIDRFRLILEIFGQRAQTRKAQLQVELAELRYELPRAEAKASLAKRDERPGFMGLGEYDESRERDIKSRISRIRDELASIEETEEQRRAQRRESGFDLVALAGYTNAGKSTLLRRLAEDVDVDENEQLHPDLDATAESEDRLFTTLGTTTRRADFDRRDVLVTDTVGFISDLPHWLVESFKSTLDAVYRADLVLLVVDVSEPVEEIREKLVTSHDTLYERNEAPIVTVLNKTDKVDEEEVERKREALSALAPTPVAVSAKDGENVDALIERIDAELPDYERERLVLPMTDDTMSLVSWIHDNAHVEDVDYGDQVVIEFEARPTVVEQSRAKAGELAGASA, encoded by the coding sequence GTGACGGCGAGACAACAGACCGAGCGCGCCGTGATCGCCAAGCGGGTGGACTCGGGGACCGCTGACACCGAAGAGATCACGCAGCTCGCACGCAGCGCCGGCTACGAACCGGTGGCGGAGATCACCCAGACGCGGACCGAGGACCCCGCTTACCACATGGGGGAGGGAAAGGTCGAGCGCCTCGCGAACGCGGTCGCCCGCGAGGACGCGCACGTGGTGATCTTCGACAACCAGCTCGGACCCTACCAGACCTACAACATCGGGAACAAACTCCCAGAGGGCGTCCAGGTCATCGACCGGTTCCGGCTGATCCTGGAGATATTCGGCCAGCGGGCCCAGACCCGGAAGGCCCAGCTCCAGGTCGAACTGGCCGAGCTGCGATACGAACTGCCGCGGGCCGAGGCGAAGGCCAGTCTCGCCAAGCGCGACGAACGCCCCGGCTTCATGGGTCTGGGCGAGTACGACGAGAGCCGCGAGCGGGACATCAAGAGCCGGATCTCGCGGATCCGGGACGAGCTGGCGTCCATCGAGGAGACCGAGGAGCAGCGCCGCGCCCAGCGCCGCGAGTCCGGGTTCGACCTCGTCGCGCTGGCCGGCTACACGAACGCCGGGAAGTCGACGCTGCTGCGTCGGCTGGCCGAGGACGTCGACGTCGACGAGAACGAGCAGCTCCACCCGGACCTCGACGCCACGGCCGAGAGCGAGGACCGGCTGTTCACGACGCTCGGGACGACCACGCGCCGGGCCGACTTCGACCGACGTGACGTCCTCGTGACCGACACCGTCGGGTTCATCTCGGACCTGCCCCACTGGCTCGTCGAGTCGTTCAAGTCGACGCTGGACGCCGTCTACCGGGCCGACCTCGTCCTGCTCGTCGTGGACGTCAGCGAGCCCGTCGAGGAGATCCGCGAGAAGCTCGTCACCAGCCACGACACCCTCTACGAGCGCAACGAGGCGCCCATCGTCACCGTCCTCAACAAGACGGACAAGGTCGACGAGGAGGAGGTCGAGCGCAAGCGGGAGGCGCTGTCCGCGCTCGCGCCGACCCCGGTCGCCGTCAGCGCGAAGGACGGCGAGAACGTCGATGCGCTGATCGAGCGCATCGACGCGGAGCTCCCGGACTACGAGCGCGAGCGCCTCGTCCTGCCGATGACCGACGACACCATGAGCCTCGTCTCCTGGATCCACGACAACGCCCACGTCGAGGACGTCGACTACGGCGATCAGGTGGTCATCGAGTTCGAGGCCCGCCCGACCGTAGTCGAGCAGTCCCGCGCGAAGGCCGGCGAACTCGCCGGGGCATCTGCCTGA
- a CDS encoding translation initiation factor IF-2 subunit beta, with the protein MDYDDMLDKALEDTPDIEGSSDRFEVPEPDVRQEGNTTVYENFQDLVDRLDRDEDHVMKFLQNELGTSGHIDESGRARLTGDFREDRIAEAVDAYTEEFVLCPECGLPDTRLEREQGAILLRCEACGARSPTGS; encoded by the coding sequence ATGGACTACGACGACATGCTGGATAAGGCGCTCGAAGACACGCCGGACATCGAGGGGTCCAGCGACCGGTTCGAGGTCCCCGAACCCGACGTGCGTCAGGAAGGTAACACGACGGTCTACGAGAACTTCCAGGACCTGGTCGACCGGCTCGACCGGGACGAGGACCACGTCATGAAGTTCCTGCAGAACGAGCTGGGCACCAGCGGCCACATCGACGAGAGCGGCCGCGCCCGGCTGACGGGCGACTTCCGCGAGGACCGGATCGCCGAGGCCGTCGACGCCTACACCGAGGAATTCGTCCTCTGTCCCGAGTGCGGGCTACCGGACACGCGCCTGGAGCGGGAACAGGGCGCGATACTGCTCCGCTGTGAGGCCTGCGGCGCCCGCTCGCCGACCGGTTCCTGA
- a CDS encoding UPF0058 family protein → MKKQELIHLHGLLAQVQSHYEQETGDTVEHDEYAELGVQPTSIHKSKTDHKAAVFALAKGITSEMNDEEKEPVSAAAD, encoded by the coding sequence ATGAAAAAGCAGGAACTAATCCATCTTCACGGCCTGCTTGCACAGGTACAGAGCCACTACGAGCAGGAAACGGGCGATACGGTGGAACACGACGAATACGCGGAGCTCGGCGTCCAGCCGACATCGATTCACAAGTCCAAGACCGATCACAAGGCCGCAGTCTTCGCTCTCGCCAAGGGGATCACGTCAGAGATGAACGACGAAGAGAAAGAGCCTGTCTCCGCCGCTGCCGACTGA
- a CDS encoding DUF7836 family putative zinc-binding protein — MDEAFVRLLCPECAKDWESTPGDLPSPDTTFHCPGCHASRRLAEFTRTDRDLQTLKGLQ, encoded by the coding sequence ATGGACGAGGCGTTTGTCAGACTGCTCTGCCCGGAATGTGCCAAAGACTGGGAGTCGACGCCCGGCGACCTTCCGTCCCCCGACACGACTTTTCACTGTCCCGGCTGTCACGCCAGCCGCCGGCTCGCGGAGTTCACGCGCACCGACCGCGACCTCCAGACGCTCAAGGGGCTCCAGTAG
- a CDS encoding NAD(P)H-hydrate dehydratase, with protein sequence MITGSEMAVVDENAAALGVPRKQLMESSGNAVARAVKGVADPGASVTVVAGRGNNGGDALVAARFLDEYDLRVCLLGRAETITTAISRENWDALQRADYETEAVRDASAFDLGDPDVVVDAMLGTGISGALREPAATAAEATNDSDATVVSVDVPSGLDAESGELAGNAVEADRVVTFHDAKPGLADLDAEVTVADIGIPAAAERVVERGDLLRLRARQRDARAFVVGGGPYTGAPALSAQAALAAGAELSFVAAPETVADEIQGYAPDLIVQPYGGDHLTPDQVDDLVETATDHDDVVVIGPGLGTHEETLEAARRFLTDFEGPVVADADALSVVPEVDTDADVVCTPNSAELAELGGPEVDDLADETEAVAAVADELGHVVLAKGTVDVISDGDRTRINRAGNPGLAVGGTGDVLSGIVATLLDDLDPFDAACVAAHVTGRAGDALYDDRDRGYLASDVVEAIPQVLADARE encoded by the coding sequence ATGATCACGGGTTCGGAGATGGCCGTCGTCGACGAGAACGCGGCGGCGCTTGGCGTGCCGCGCAAGCAGCTGATGGAGTCGTCCGGCAACGCCGTCGCCCGCGCCGTCAAGGGGGTCGCCGACCCCGGCGCGAGCGTGACGGTCGTCGCCGGTCGCGGGAACAACGGCGGCGACGCCCTCGTCGCGGCGCGCTTCCTCGACGAGTACGACCTCCGGGTGTGCCTGCTCGGCCGCGCGGAGACGATCACCACGGCGATCAGCCGGGAGAACTGGGACGCCCTCCAGCGCGCCGACTACGAGACGGAGGCGGTCCGCGACGCCTCGGCGTTCGACCTCGGAGACCCCGACGTCGTCGTCGACGCGATGCTCGGGACGGGCATCAGCGGCGCGCTGCGGGAGCCGGCCGCCACCGCGGCGGAGGCGACGAACGACTCCGACGCGACCGTCGTCTCGGTCGACGTCCCCTCCGGCCTCGACGCCGAGAGCGGTGAGCTCGCGGGGAACGCCGTGGAGGCCGACCGCGTGGTCACGTTCCACGACGCGAAGCCGGGGCTGGCCGACCTGGACGCCGAGGTGACCGTCGCGGACATCGGCATCCCGGCGGCGGCCGAGCGAGTCGTCGAGCGAGGCGACCTGCTGCGCCTGCGAGCCCGTCAGCGGGACGCACGCGCGTTCGTCGTCGGTGGCGGCCCCTACACCGGTGCGCCGGCGCTGAGCGCTCAGGCGGCGCTGGCGGCCGGTGCGGAGCTGTCCTTCGTCGCCGCACCCGAGACCGTCGCCGACGAGATCCAGGGCTACGCGCCCGACCTGATCGTCCAGCCCTACGGCGGCGACCACCTGACGCCCGATCAGGTCGACGACCTCGTCGAGACCGCCACCGACCACGACGACGTCGTCGTCATCGGACCGGGACTGGGAACCCACGAGGAGACTCTCGAAGCGGCCCGGCGGTTCCTGACCGACTTCGAGGGGCCCGTCGTCGCCGACGCCGACGCGCTGTCCGTGGTCCCCGAGGTCGACACCGACGCGGACGTGGTGTGCACGCCCAACAGCGCCGAACTTGCGGAGCTGGGCGGCCCCGAGGTGGACGACCTCGCCGACGAGACGGAGGCGGTCGCAGCCGTCGCCGACGAACTCGGCCACGTCGTCCTCGCGAAGGGGACGGTGGACGTGATCTCCGACGGCGACCGGACGCGGATCAACCGGGCCGGCAACCCCGGGCTTGCGGTCGGTGGCACCGGCGACGTGCTCTCGGGTATCGTCGCGACGCTGCTTGACGACCTCGACCCGTTCGACGCGGCCTGCGTCGCCGCCCACGTCACCGGCCGCGCCGGCGACGCTCTGTACGACGACCGGGACCGCGGCTACCTCGCCTCCGACGTCGTCGAGGCGATTCCGCAGGTACTCGCGGACGCGAGGGAGTGA